A genome region from Anopheles stephensi strain Indian chromosome 2, UCI_ANSTEP_V1.0, whole genome shotgun sequence includes the following:
- the LOC118505533 gene encoding zinc finger FYVE domain-containing protein 1-like isoform X4, whose translation MMQAEDTESLSWISDKPLTTDGSLAAQPPDVVSGPFTSLPLDMTDTDDIDDLRRSPAMNGPTDHTNSSSKKERSFLLMDEQERICVRSAEQFCKRLSVSPDAKLKVVSIFGNTGDGKSHTMNHALFGGRDVFKTSSEQASCTMGIWAAYQRQKNVLALDTEGLLGETVNENRQMRMLLKVLAISDIIIYRTRAERLRTDMYKFLGTASKAFTKYFSGALQALDLPGPPQALGPAVIIFHETHNTEVLKEDDDGKKEEDILRERFAKLRLELSAFSSLRYVGVRTAKPPTNYEPLRMVWEKEIRNTAVRSPRLPRVVFEALLALNNKFNGELSPLPFNAFPEQYFTCTTYCKSCDARCQLSMGHLELKEDHRCGASCKYQHQHENKVYLCNRCYVNGRQVVVSIKTQKSTDSSWMGLALYAWSGSVIECPHCGEIYRSRQHWYGNKSPEQNAVRTEIVHVWNDGGLQLQGPTHSAQLVLDGVAYITDAMASVGSQPTKLVKSWVTDKIRPAYWRPDSEIIHCKGCISNFERLGLKKHHCRSCGEGFCNHCSKHEMPVPIRGWNYPVRVCNSCWNDGRNGGTMGADGPATNGVTSNGNHHQLDQPQRNAGTGIDEANNVLVRRYGEAVINTITNIGAVLEYPKDFIKESARPSYWVPDAEAPNCYICELEFGSPEELNTVAAKPVAAPAPSGTSTPAGGSSPAKRAENGGVTRAPQTTKRSSPSYRSVDRRRHHCRACGNAVCAGCSANRRAVPKRGWLSDVRVCNSCYTAED comes from the exons ATGATGCAAGCGGAGGACACAGAAAGTCTTTCGTGGATCAGCGATAAG CCACTAACGACTGATGGATCGCTTGCAGCACAGCCACCGGATGTGGTGTCCGGCCCGTTCACATCACTTCCCCTCGATATGACCGATACCGACGATATAGACGATCTCCGGCGATCTCCGGCGATGAACGGTCCCACCGACCacacgaacagcagcagtaagAAGGAACGAAGCTTTCTGCTGATGGACGAACAGGAACGGATATGTGTGCGATCGGCGGAACAGTTCTGCAAGCGGCTGTCCGTATCGCCCGACGCGAAGCTAAAAGTCGTTTCGATCTTCGGCAACACGGGCGATGGGAAATCGCACACGATGAACCACGCACTGTTTGGTGGGCGCGATGTGTTCAAAACCTCATCCGAACAGGCGTCCTGCACCATGGGCATATGGGCCGCATATCAACGACAGAAGAACGTGCTGGCGCTCGATACCGAGGGATTGCTCGGCGAAACGGTGAACGAAAACCGACAAATGCGCATGCTGCTGAAGGTGTTGGCCATCTCAGACATCATCATCTACCGCACGCGGGCCGAACGATTGCGCACCGATATGTACAAGTTTCTCGGCACCGCGTCGAAAGCTTTTACGAAGTATTTTTCCGGCGCACTGCAGGCGCTCGATTTGCCCGGCCCTCCGCAGGCACTCGGGCCGGCGGTGATCATCTTTCACGAAACGCACAACACGGAGGTGCTGAAGGAGGATGACGATGGCAAAAAGGAGGAGGACATTCTGCGCGAACGGTTCGCCAAGCTGCGGCTGGAGCTGAGTGCGTTCAGCTCGCTGCGGTACGTTGGCGTGCGGACGGCCAAACCACCGACCAACTACGAACCGCTGCGGATGGTGTGGGAGAAGGAGATCCGCAATACGGCTGTCCGCTCGCCCCGGTTGCCACGCGTCGTGTTCGAAGCCCTGCTGGCACTGAACAACAAGTTCAACGGTGAGCTTAGCCCACTGCCGTTCAATGCCTTCCCGGAGCAGTACTTTACCTGTACGACCTACTGCAAGTCGTGTGATGCCCGTTGCCAGCTGTCGATGGGACATCTCGAGCTGAAGGAGGATCATCGGTGCGGCGCCAGCTGCAAGTATCAGCATCAGCACGAGAACAAGGTGTACCTGTGCAACCGGTGCTACGTGAACGGGCGCCAGGTGGTGGTGAGTATTAAGACGCAAAAGTCGACCGATTCGTCGTGGATGGGTTTGGCGCTGTACGCGTGGAGCGGGTCCGTCATCGAATGTCCGCACTGTGGCGAAATTTATCGGTCCCGGCAACACTGGTACGGCAACAAGTCGCCCGAGCAGAATGCGGTCCG CACGGAAATTGTACACGTTTGGAACGATGGCGGTCTGCAGCTGCAAGGGCCAACCCATTCGGCGCAGCTCGTGCTGGACGGTGTGGCCTACATCACGGATGCTATGGCAAGCGTCGGTTCCCAGCCGACGAAGCTCGTAAAGTCGTGGGTAACGGACAAAATTCGTCCTGCTTACTGGCGCCCGGACAGCGAGATTATT CACTGTAAAGGCTGCATCAGCAACTTTGAGCGGCTCGGGTTGAAGAAACATCACTGTCGTAGCTGTGGGGAAGGGTTTTGCAACCATTGCTCCAAACACGAGATGCCCGTACCGATCCGTGGCTGGAACTATCCGGTGCGGGTGTGCAACAGCTGCTGGAACGATGGACGAAACGGGGGAACGATGGGTGCGGACGGTCCCGCCACGAATGGAGTTACATCGAACgggaaccaccaccagctaGATCAACCACAGCGAAATGCAG GCACTGGTATCGACGAAGCGAACAACGTGCTGGTGCGGCGGTACGGTGAAGCGGTTATTAACACGATCACCAACATTGGAGCCGTGCTGGAATATCCGAAAG ACTTTATCAAGGAATCTGCCCGTCCCTCGTACTGGGTACCGGACGCCGAGGCACCGAACTGTTACATCTGCGAGCTGGAGTTTGGTTCGCCGGAGGAGCTGAACACCGTTGCCGCCAAGCCCGTAGCAGCTCCGGCACCGTCCGGCACATCGACACCGGCTGGCGGCTCGTCGCCGGCGAAGCGCGCCGAAAACGGTGGTGTGACGCGCGCCCCACAAACCACCAAGCGATCTTCCCCGTCGTACCGTAGCGTCGATCGGCGACGGCATCACTGCCGGGCGTGCGGGAATGCGGTGTGTGCCGGCTGTTCGGCAAACCGTCGCGCCGTACCGAAACGGGGCTGGTTGAGTGATGTGCGCGTGTGCAACAGCTGCTACACGGCAGAAGATTAG
- the LOC118505533 gene encoding zinc finger FYVE domain-containing protein 1-like isoform X1: MMQAEDTESLSWISDKPLTTDGSLAAQPPDVVSGPFTSLPLDMTDTDDIDDLRRSPAMNGPTDHTNSSSKKERSFLLMDEQERICVRSAEQFCKRLSVSPDAKLKVVSIFGNTGDGKSHTMNHALFGGRDVFKTSSEQASCTMGIWAAYQRQKNVLALDTEGLLGETVNENRQMRMLLKVLAISDIIIYRTRAERLRTDMYKFLGTASKAFTKYFSGALQALDLPGPPQALGPAVIIFHETHNTEVLKEDDDGKKEEDILRERFAKLRLELSAFSSLRYVGVRTAKPPTNYEPLRMVWEKEIRNTAVRSPRLPRVVFEALLALNNKFNGELSPLPFNAFPEQYFTCTTYCKSCDARCQLSMGHLELKEDHRCGASCKYQHQHENKVYLCNRCYVNGRQVVVSIKTQKSTDSSWMGLALYAWSGSVIECPHCGEIYRSRQHWYGNKSPEQNAVRTEIVHVWNDGGLQLQGPTHSAQLVLDGVAYITDAMASVGSQPTKLVKSWVTDKIRPAYWRPDSEIIHCKGCISNFERLGLKKHHCRSCGEGFCNHCSKHEMPVPIRGWNYPVRVCNSCWNDGRNGGTMGADGPATNGVTSNGNHHQLDQPQRNADRELDAQQLTDDADHLLVTSSSAGTGIDEANNVLVRRYGEAVINTITNIGAVLEYPKDFIKESARPSYWVPDAEAPNCYICELEFGSPEELNTVAAKPVAAPAPSGTSTPAGGSSPAKRAENGGVTRAPQTTKRSSPSYRSVDRRRHHCRACGNAVCAGCSANRRAVPKRGWLSDVRVCNSCYTAED; the protein is encoded by the exons ATGATGCAAGCGGAGGACACAGAAAGTCTTTCGTGGATCAGCGATAAG CCACTAACGACTGATGGATCGCTTGCAGCACAGCCACCGGATGTGGTGTCCGGCCCGTTCACATCACTTCCCCTCGATATGACCGATACCGACGATATAGACGATCTCCGGCGATCTCCGGCGATGAACGGTCCCACCGACCacacgaacagcagcagtaagAAGGAACGAAGCTTTCTGCTGATGGACGAACAGGAACGGATATGTGTGCGATCGGCGGAACAGTTCTGCAAGCGGCTGTCCGTATCGCCCGACGCGAAGCTAAAAGTCGTTTCGATCTTCGGCAACACGGGCGATGGGAAATCGCACACGATGAACCACGCACTGTTTGGTGGGCGCGATGTGTTCAAAACCTCATCCGAACAGGCGTCCTGCACCATGGGCATATGGGCCGCATATCAACGACAGAAGAACGTGCTGGCGCTCGATACCGAGGGATTGCTCGGCGAAACGGTGAACGAAAACCGACAAATGCGCATGCTGCTGAAGGTGTTGGCCATCTCAGACATCATCATCTACCGCACGCGGGCCGAACGATTGCGCACCGATATGTACAAGTTTCTCGGCACCGCGTCGAAAGCTTTTACGAAGTATTTTTCCGGCGCACTGCAGGCGCTCGATTTGCCCGGCCCTCCGCAGGCACTCGGGCCGGCGGTGATCATCTTTCACGAAACGCACAACACGGAGGTGCTGAAGGAGGATGACGATGGCAAAAAGGAGGAGGACATTCTGCGCGAACGGTTCGCCAAGCTGCGGCTGGAGCTGAGTGCGTTCAGCTCGCTGCGGTACGTTGGCGTGCGGACGGCCAAACCACCGACCAACTACGAACCGCTGCGGATGGTGTGGGAGAAGGAGATCCGCAATACGGCTGTCCGCTCGCCCCGGTTGCCACGCGTCGTGTTCGAAGCCCTGCTGGCACTGAACAACAAGTTCAACGGTGAGCTTAGCCCACTGCCGTTCAATGCCTTCCCGGAGCAGTACTTTACCTGTACGACCTACTGCAAGTCGTGTGATGCCCGTTGCCAGCTGTCGATGGGACATCTCGAGCTGAAGGAGGATCATCGGTGCGGCGCCAGCTGCAAGTATCAGCATCAGCACGAGAACAAGGTGTACCTGTGCAACCGGTGCTACGTGAACGGGCGCCAGGTGGTGGTGAGTATTAAGACGCAAAAGTCGACCGATTCGTCGTGGATGGGTTTGGCGCTGTACGCGTGGAGCGGGTCCGTCATCGAATGTCCGCACTGTGGCGAAATTTATCGGTCCCGGCAACACTGGTACGGCAACAAGTCGCCCGAGCAGAATGCGGTCCG CACGGAAATTGTACACGTTTGGAACGATGGCGGTCTGCAGCTGCAAGGGCCAACCCATTCGGCGCAGCTCGTGCTGGACGGTGTGGCCTACATCACGGATGCTATGGCAAGCGTCGGTTCCCAGCCGACGAAGCTCGTAAAGTCGTGGGTAACGGACAAAATTCGTCCTGCTTACTGGCGCCCGGACAGCGAGATTATT CACTGTAAAGGCTGCATCAGCAACTTTGAGCGGCTCGGGTTGAAGAAACATCACTGTCGTAGCTGTGGGGAAGGGTTTTGCAACCATTGCTCCAAACACGAGATGCCCGTACCGATCCGTGGCTGGAACTATCCGGTGCGGGTGTGCAACAGCTGCTGGAACGATGGACGAAACGGGGGAACGATGGGTGCGGACGGTCCCGCCACGAATGGAGTTACATCGAACgggaaccaccaccagctaGATCAACCACAGCGAAATGCAG ATCGTGAACTTGATGCGCAACAGCTTACTGACGATGCTGACCACCTCCTCGTGACGTCTTCTTCTGCAGGCACTGGTATCGACGAAGCGAACAACGTGCTGGTGCGGCGGTACGGTGAAGCGGTTATTAACACGATCACCAACATTGGAGCCGTGCTGGAATATCCGAAAG ACTTTATCAAGGAATCTGCCCGTCCCTCGTACTGGGTACCGGACGCCGAGGCACCGAACTGTTACATCTGCGAGCTGGAGTTTGGTTCGCCGGAGGAGCTGAACACCGTTGCCGCCAAGCCCGTAGCAGCTCCGGCACCGTCCGGCACATCGACACCGGCTGGCGGCTCGTCGCCGGCGAAGCGCGCCGAAAACGGTGGTGTGACGCGCGCCCCACAAACCACCAAGCGATCTTCCCCGTCGTACCGTAGCGTCGATCGGCGACGGCATCACTGCCGGGCGTGCGGGAATGCGGTGTGTGCCGGCTGTTCGGCAAACCGTCGCGCCGTACCGAAACGGGGCTGGTTGAGTGATGTGCGCGTGTGCAACAGCTGCTACACGGCAGAAGATTAG
- the LOC118505533 gene encoding zinc finger FYVE domain-containing protein 1-like isoform X2, with translation MVGKLIVGSSSVKPLTTDGSLAAQPPDVVSGPFTSLPLDMTDTDDIDDLRRSPAMNGPTDHTNSSSKKERSFLLMDEQERICVRSAEQFCKRLSVSPDAKLKVVSIFGNTGDGKSHTMNHALFGGRDVFKTSSEQASCTMGIWAAYQRQKNVLALDTEGLLGETVNENRQMRMLLKVLAISDIIIYRTRAERLRTDMYKFLGTASKAFTKYFSGALQALDLPGPPQALGPAVIIFHETHNTEVLKEDDDGKKEEDILRERFAKLRLELSAFSSLRYVGVRTAKPPTNYEPLRMVWEKEIRNTAVRSPRLPRVVFEALLALNNKFNGELSPLPFNAFPEQYFTCTTYCKSCDARCQLSMGHLELKEDHRCGASCKYQHQHENKVYLCNRCYVNGRQVVVSIKTQKSTDSSWMGLALYAWSGSVIECPHCGEIYRSRQHWYGNKSPEQNAVRTEIVHVWNDGGLQLQGPTHSAQLVLDGVAYITDAMASVGSQPTKLVKSWVTDKIRPAYWRPDSEIIHCKGCISNFERLGLKKHHCRSCGEGFCNHCSKHEMPVPIRGWNYPVRVCNSCWNDGRNGGTMGADGPATNGVTSNGNHHQLDQPQRNADRELDAQQLTDDADHLLVTSSSAGTGIDEANNVLVRRYGEAVINTITNIGAVLEYPKDFIKESARPSYWVPDAEAPNCYICELEFGSPEELNTVAAKPVAAPAPSGTSTPAGGSSPAKRAENGGVTRAPQTTKRSSPSYRSVDRRRHHCRACGNAVCAGCSANRRAVPKRGWLSDVRVCNSCYTAED, from the exons ATGGTAGGGAAACTGATTGTAGGCAGTAGCTCAGTGAAG CCACTAACGACTGATGGATCGCTTGCAGCACAGCCACCGGATGTGGTGTCCGGCCCGTTCACATCACTTCCCCTCGATATGACCGATACCGACGATATAGACGATCTCCGGCGATCTCCGGCGATGAACGGTCCCACCGACCacacgaacagcagcagtaagAAGGAACGAAGCTTTCTGCTGATGGACGAACAGGAACGGATATGTGTGCGATCGGCGGAACAGTTCTGCAAGCGGCTGTCCGTATCGCCCGACGCGAAGCTAAAAGTCGTTTCGATCTTCGGCAACACGGGCGATGGGAAATCGCACACGATGAACCACGCACTGTTTGGTGGGCGCGATGTGTTCAAAACCTCATCCGAACAGGCGTCCTGCACCATGGGCATATGGGCCGCATATCAACGACAGAAGAACGTGCTGGCGCTCGATACCGAGGGATTGCTCGGCGAAACGGTGAACGAAAACCGACAAATGCGCATGCTGCTGAAGGTGTTGGCCATCTCAGACATCATCATCTACCGCACGCGGGCCGAACGATTGCGCACCGATATGTACAAGTTTCTCGGCACCGCGTCGAAAGCTTTTACGAAGTATTTTTCCGGCGCACTGCAGGCGCTCGATTTGCCCGGCCCTCCGCAGGCACTCGGGCCGGCGGTGATCATCTTTCACGAAACGCACAACACGGAGGTGCTGAAGGAGGATGACGATGGCAAAAAGGAGGAGGACATTCTGCGCGAACGGTTCGCCAAGCTGCGGCTGGAGCTGAGTGCGTTCAGCTCGCTGCGGTACGTTGGCGTGCGGACGGCCAAACCACCGACCAACTACGAACCGCTGCGGATGGTGTGGGAGAAGGAGATCCGCAATACGGCTGTCCGCTCGCCCCGGTTGCCACGCGTCGTGTTCGAAGCCCTGCTGGCACTGAACAACAAGTTCAACGGTGAGCTTAGCCCACTGCCGTTCAATGCCTTCCCGGAGCAGTACTTTACCTGTACGACCTACTGCAAGTCGTGTGATGCCCGTTGCCAGCTGTCGATGGGACATCTCGAGCTGAAGGAGGATCATCGGTGCGGCGCCAGCTGCAAGTATCAGCATCAGCACGAGAACAAGGTGTACCTGTGCAACCGGTGCTACGTGAACGGGCGCCAGGTGGTGGTGAGTATTAAGACGCAAAAGTCGACCGATTCGTCGTGGATGGGTTTGGCGCTGTACGCGTGGAGCGGGTCCGTCATCGAATGTCCGCACTGTGGCGAAATTTATCGGTCCCGGCAACACTGGTACGGCAACAAGTCGCCCGAGCAGAATGCGGTCCG CACGGAAATTGTACACGTTTGGAACGATGGCGGTCTGCAGCTGCAAGGGCCAACCCATTCGGCGCAGCTCGTGCTGGACGGTGTGGCCTACATCACGGATGCTATGGCAAGCGTCGGTTCCCAGCCGACGAAGCTCGTAAAGTCGTGGGTAACGGACAAAATTCGTCCTGCTTACTGGCGCCCGGACAGCGAGATTATT CACTGTAAAGGCTGCATCAGCAACTTTGAGCGGCTCGGGTTGAAGAAACATCACTGTCGTAGCTGTGGGGAAGGGTTTTGCAACCATTGCTCCAAACACGAGATGCCCGTACCGATCCGTGGCTGGAACTATCCGGTGCGGGTGTGCAACAGCTGCTGGAACGATGGACGAAACGGGGGAACGATGGGTGCGGACGGTCCCGCCACGAATGGAGTTACATCGAACgggaaccaccaccagctaGATCAACCACAGCGAAATGCAG ATCGTGAACTTGATGCGCAACAGCTTACTGACGATGCTGACCACCTCCTCGTGACGTCTTCTTCTGCAGGCACTGGTATCGACGAAGCGAACAACGTGCTGGTGCGGCGGTACGGTGAAGCGGTTATTAACACGATCACCAACATTGGAGCCGTGCTGGAATATCCGAAAG ACTTTATCAAGGAATCTGCCCGTCCCTCGTACTGGGTACCGGACGCCGAGGCACCGAACTGTTACATCTGCGAGCTGGAGTTTGGTTCGCCGGAGGAGCTGAACACCGTTGCCGCCAAGCCCGTAGCAGCTCCGGCACCGTCCGGCACATCGACACCGGCTGGCGGCTCGTCGCCGGCGAAGCGCGCCGAAAACGGTGGTGTGACGCGCGCCCCACAAACCACCAAGCGATCTTCCCCGTCGTACCGTAGCGTCGATCGGCGACGGCATCACTGCCGGGCGTGCGGGAATGCGGTGTGTGCCGGCTGTTCGGCAAACCGTCGCGCCGTACCGAAACGGGGCTGGTTGAGTGATGTGCGCGTGTGCAACAGCTGCTACACGGCAGAAGATTAG
- the LOC118505533 gene encoding zinc finger FYVE domain-containing protein 1-like isoform X3 — protein sequence MPLTTDGSLAAQPPDVVSGPFTSLPLDMTDTDDIDDLRRSPAMNGPTDHTNSSSKKERSFLLMDEQERICVRSAEQFCKRLSVSPDAKLKVVSIFGNTGDGKSHTMNHALFGGRDVFKTSSEQASCTMGIWAAYQRQKNVLALDTEGLLGETVNENRQMRMLLKVLAISDIIIYRTRAERLRTDMYKFLGTASKAFTKYFSGALQALDLPGPPQALGPAVIIFHETHNTEVLKEDDDGKKEEDILRERFAKLRLELSAFSSLRYVGVRTAKPPTNYEPLRMVWEKEIRNTAVRSPRLPRVVFEALLALNNKFNGELSPLPFNAFPEQYFTCTTYCKSCDARCQLSMGHLELKEDHRCGASCKYQHQHENKVYLCNRCYVNGRQVVVSIKTQKSTDSSWMGLALYAWSGSVIECPHCGEIYRSRQHWYGNKSPEQNAVRTEIVHVWNDGGLQLQGPTHSAQLVLDGVAYITDAMASVGSQPTKLVKSWVTDKIRPAYWRPDSEIIHCKGCISNFERLGLKKHHCRSCGEGFCNHCSKHEMPVPIRGWNYPVRVCNSCWNDGRNGGTMGADGPATNGVTSNGNHHQLDQPQRNADRELDAQQLTDDADHLLVTSSSAGTGIDEANNVLVRRYGEAVINTITNIGAVLEYPKDFIKESARPSYWVPDAEAPNCYICELEFGSPEELNTVAAKPVAAPAPSGTSTPAGGSSPAKRAENGGVTRAPQTTKRSSPSYRSVDRRRHHCRACGNAVCAGCSANRRAVPKRGWLSDVRVCNSCYTAED from the exons ATG CCACTAACGACTGATGGATCGCTTGCAGCACAGCCACCGGATGTGGTGTCCGGCCCGTTCACATCACTTCCCCTCGATATGACCGATACCGACGATATAGACGATCTCCGGCGATCTCCGGCGATGAACGGTCCCACCGACCacacgaacagcagcagtaagAAGGAACGAAGCTTTCTGCTGATGGACGAACAGGAACGGATATGTGTGCGATCGGCGGAACAGTTCTGCAAGCGGCTGTCCGTATCGCCCGACGCGAAGCTAAAAGTCGTTTCGATCTTCGGCAACACGGGCGATGGGAAATCGCACACGATGAACCACGCACTGTTTGGTGGGCGCGATGTGTTCAAAACCTCATCCGAACAGGCGTCCTGCACCATGGGCATATGGGCCGCATATCAACGACAGAAGAACGTGCTGGCGCTCGATACCGAGGGATTGCTCGGCGAAACGGTGAACGAAAACCGACAAATGCGCATGCTGCTGAAGGTGTTGGCCATCTCAGACATCATCATCTACCGCACGCGGGCCGAACGATTGCGCACCGATATGTACAAGTTTCTCGGCACCGCGTCGAAAGCTTTTACGAAGTATTTTTCCGGCGCACTGCAGGCGCTCGATTTGCCCGGCCCTCCGCAGGCACTCGGGCCGGCGGTGATCATCTTTCACGAAACGCACAACACGGAGGTGCTGAAGGAGGATGACGATGGCAAAAAGGAGGAGGACATTCTGCGCGAACGGTTCGCCAAGCTGCGGCTGGAGCTGAGTGCGTTCAGCTCGCTGCGGTACGTTGGCGTGCGGACGGCCAAACCACCGACCAACTACGAACCGCTGCGGATGGTGTGGGAGAAGGAGATCCGCAATACGGCTGTCCGCTCGCCCCGGTTGCCACGCGTCGTGTTCGAAGCCCTGCTGGCACTGAACAACAAGTTCAACGGTGAGCTTAGCCCACTGCCGTTCAATGCCTTCCCGGAGCAGTACTTTACCTGTACGACCTACTGCAAGTCGTGTGATGCCCGTTGCCAGCTGTCGATGGGACATCTCGAGCTGAAGGAGGATCATCGGTGCGGCGCCAGCTGCAAGTATCAGCATCAGCACGAGAACAAGGTGTACCTGTGCAACCGGTGCTACGTGAACGGGCGCCAGGTGGTGGTGAGTATTAAGACGCAAAAGTCGACCGATTCGTCGTGGATGGGTTTGGCGCTGTACGCGTGGAGCGGGTCCGTCATCGAATGTCCGCACTGTGGCGAAATTTATCGGTCCCGGCAACACTGGTACGGCAACAAGTCGCCCGAGCAGAATGCGGTCCG CACGGAAATTGTACACGTTTGGAACGATGGCGGTCTGCAGCTGCAAGGGCCAACCCATTCGGCGCAGCTCGTGCTGGACGGTGTGGCCTACATCACGGATGCTATGGCAAGCGTCGGTTCCCAGCCGACGAAGCTCGTAAAGTCGTGGGTAACGGACAAAATTCGTCCTGCTTACTGGCGCCCGGACAGCGAGATTATT CACTGTAAAGGCTGCATCAGCAACTTTGAGCGGCTCGGGTTGAAGAAACATCACTGTCGTAGCTGTGGGGAAGGGTTTTGCAACCATTGCTCCAAACACGAGATGCCCGTACCGATCCGTGGCTGGAACTATCCGGTGCGGGTGTGCAACAGCTGCTGGAACGATGGACGAAACGGGGGAACGATGGGTGCGGACGGTCCCGCCACGAATGGAGTTACATCGAACgggaaccaccaccagctaGATCAACCACAGCGAAATGCAG ATCGTGAACTTGATGCGCAACAGCTTACTGACGATGCTGACCACCTCCTCGTGACGTCTTCTTCTGCAGGCACTGGTATCGACGAAGCGAACAACGTGCTGGTGCGGCGGTACGGTGAAGCGGTTATTAACACGATCACCAACATTGGAGCCGTGCTGGAATATCCGAAAG ACTTTATCAAGGAATCTGCCCGTCCCTCGTACTGGGTACCGGACGCCGAGGCACCGAACTGTTACATCTGCGAGCTGGAGTTTGGTTCGCCGGAGGAGCTGAACACCGTTGCCGCCAAGCCCGTAGCAGCTCCGGCACCGTCCGGCACATCGACACCGGCTGGCGGCTCGTCGCCGGCGAAGCGCGCCGAAAACGGTGGTGTGACGCGCGCCCCACAAACCACCAAGCGATCTTCCCCGTCGTACCGTAGCGTCGATCGGCGACGGCATCACTGCCGGGCGTGCGGGAATGCGGTGTGTGCCGGCTGTTCGGCAAACCGTCGCGCCGTACCGAAACGGGGCTGGTTGAGTGATGTGCGCGTGTGCAACAGCTGCTACACGGCAGAAGATTAG